One region of Olleya sp. Hel_I_94 genomic DNA includes:
- a CDS encoding DUF4271 domain-containing protein, protein MLRDLYTVDILTLTFIGCLIIVALSKTLFTKRFNEFILLLFNSRHTNLYIKEQRFFDLFEGLLFLNFILNLGLLLHTYLNEQSLNRLPQVDVFKYALLIGLFLILKVLFERLLSSVLDIEPIIDKYIFEKTSFQNFVGLVLLPINALLIYTLTPNQTLLITLLAILLALQFFGLFLFIKNNLNVFRKSLFYFILYLCTLEIAPYVVLYKIITTNWV, encoded by the coding sequence ATGCTAAGAGACCTATATACTGTAGATATTTTAACCCTAACTTTTATAGGTTGCCTAATTATTGTAGCGCTATCTAAGACATTATTTACTAAAAGGTTTAATGAGTTTATCTTACTATTATTTAACTCCAGACATACTAACCTATATATAAAGGAACAGCGCTTTTTTGATTTATTTGAAGGTTTGTTGTTTTTAAACTTTATACTAAACTTAGGACTTTTACTGCACACCTATTTAAATGAGCAATCCTTAAACAGGTTACCACAAGTAGACGTCTTTAAATACGCTTTACTTATTGGGTTATTTTTAATATTAAAAGTGCTTTTTGAAAGATTATTATCAAGCGTATTGGATATAGAGCCTATTATAGATAAGTATATTTTTGAAAAAACTAGCTTTCAAAACTTTGTAGGATTAGTACTTCTACCAATAAATGCTTTACTAATCTATACATTAACACCTAACCAAACCCTATTAATTACACTGCTTGCCATCCTTTTAGCTTTGCAATTTTTTGGCTTGTTTTTATTTATTAAGAATAATCTTAATGTCTTTAGAAAGAGCTTGTTTTATTTTATTTTGTATCTTTGCACTCTCGAAATTGCACCTTATGTTGTTTTATATAAAATTATAACAACTAATTGGGTCTAA
- a CDS encoding uroporphyrinogen-III synthase: MKVKTILVSQPEPKIENSPYFDLSEKQKVKIDFRPFIHVEGVPSKDIRQQKVDLKNYTAIILTSRNAVDHFFRVAEEMRFKVPDSLKYFCQSEAVAYYLQKYVVYRKRKIYVGKRNFADLSPLIKKYKDEKFLLPTTDKLKPEVPETLNALNIDWKEAVFYKTVISDLSDLENVTYDILVFFSPSGIESLFHNFPEFKQNDTRIAVFGNTTIKAVEEKGLRVDIAAPTPETPSMTMALQKYIDKVNKGK, encoded by the coding sequence ATGAAAGTGAAAACGATTTTAGTCTCGCAACCGGAACCTAAAATAGAAAATTCGCCTTATTTTGATCTCTCTGAAAAGCAGAAAGTAAAAATTGATTTTAGACCTTTTATTCATGTAGAAGGTGTGCCATCCAAAGATATCAGACAACAAAAAGTTGATTTAAAAAATTACACTGCTATTATTTTAACTAGTAGAAATGCTGTTGATCACTTTTTTAGAGTGGCTGAAGAAATGCGTTTTAAAGTGCCAGATTCTTTAAAATATTTTTGTCAATCTGAAGCAGTTGCTTACTATTTACAAAAATATGTAGTGTACAGAAAGCGTAAAATTTATGTTGGTAAACGTAATTTTGCAGACTTATCACCTTTAATAAAAAAATATAAAGACGAAAAGTTTTTATTACCTACAACAGACAAATTAAAGCCTGAGGTACCAGAAACTTTAAACGCATTAAATATTGATTGGAAAGAAGCTGTCTTTTATAAGACAGTTATTAGTGACTTATCAGATTTAGAAAATGTAACTTATGACATTTTAGTATTTTTTAGTCCTAGTGGTATCGAGTCTTTATTCCACAATTTTCCAGAATTTAAACAAAACGATACTAGAATTGCTGTTTTTGGTAACACGACCATTAAAGCTGTTGAAGAAAAAGGATTGCGTGTAGACATTGCTGCTCCAACACCTGAAACACCATCTATGACTATGGCTCTTCAAAAATATATTGACAAAGTTAATAAAGGTAAATAA
- the pckA gene encoding phosphoenolpyruvate carboxykinase (ATP), translating to MVDHTQFTKTIALEQYGIKNAQVKYQLTPDQLQEETLEKGQGKVASSGALAVNTGEFTGRSPMDRFIVKDSITEDKVWWGNINIPFDADKFQKLYDKVTDYLSNKEVFVRDSFACADEDYKLNIRVINEYSWSNMFAYNMFLRPTEEELKDFTPEWTVVNAPGFMADPEVDGTRQHNFAILDFTRKIALIGGTGYTGEIKKGIFSALNFILPVYKNTLPMHCSANVGKDGDTAIFFGLSGTGKTTLSTDPDRSLIGDDEHGWTAENTVFNFEGGCYAKVINLSGEQEPEIFGAIKKGAILENVIMNDKGEVDFEDTSITQNTRVSYPIHHIENIRVPSTGENPKNIFFLTADAFGVLPPISKLTPAQAAFHFISGYTAKVAGTEAGITEPVPSFSACFGAPFMPLHPTKYAEMLSKKMKDANVNVWLINTGWTGGSYGVGSRIKLKYTRAMISAVLNGDLGLYNYKDYHIHSVFGVAQPRTCPGVPDEVLSPRATWKDDKEYYKTAFKLANAFRENFEKFESYASEEIRRGGPQRYAE from the coding sequence ATGGTAGACCATACCCAATTTACGAAAACGATTGCGTTGGAACAGTACGGAATCAAAAATGCCCAAGTAAAATATCAATTAACACCAGATCAATTACAAGAGGAAACTCTAGAAAAAGGTCAAGGTAAAGTAGCCTCTTCAGGAGCTTTAGCAGTAAATACAGGCGAGTTTACAGGACGTTCTCCAATGGACCGTTTTATTGTAAAAGACAGTATTACTGAAGATAAAGTGTGGTGGGGAAATATCAACATTCCTTTTGATGCTGATAAGTTTCAAAAACTATACGATAAAGTAACAGATTACTTATCTAACAAAGAGGTTTTTGTTAGAGATAGTTTTGCTTGTGCTGATGAAGACTACAAACTAAACATTCGTGTTATAAATGAGTATTCATGGAGTAACATGTTTGCTTACAATATGTTTTTAAGACCAACTGAAGAAGAGTTAAAAGATTTTACTCCAGAGTGGACTGTAGTTAACGCTCCAGGTTTTATGGCAGATCCAGAAGTTGATGGTACACGTCAGCATAACTTTGCTATTTTAGATTTTACTAGAAAAATTGCTTTAATTGGTGGTACAGGTTACACAGGAGAAATCAAAAAAGGAATCTTCTCAGCACTAAACTTTATTTTACCAGTTTACAAAAACACATTACCAATGCACTGTAGTGCAAATGTTGGTAAGGATGGCGACACAGCAATTTTCTTTGGGTTATCAGGAACAGGAAAAACAACATTGTCTACAGATCCTGACAGAAGCTTAATTGGAGATGATGAGCATGGTTGGACTGCAGAGAATACTGTGTTTAACTTTGAAGGTGGTTGTTACGCTAAAGTGATTAACTTATCAGGAGAGCAAGAACCAGAAATTTTTGGTGCGATTAAAAAAGGAGCAATCCTAGAAAACGTTATCATGAATGATAAAGGAGAGGTAGATTTTGAAGACACTTCTATTACACAAAATACGCGTGTAAGTTATCCAATACATCATATTGAAAACATTAGGGTACCATCTACAGGAGAGAATCCTAAAAACATTTTCTTTTTAACAGCAGATGCTTTTGGAGTATTGCCTCCAATATCTAAACTAACACCAGCTCAAGCTGCTTTCCATTTTATATCTGGTTATACTGCAAAAGTAGCAGGTACCGAAGCTGGAATTACTGAGCCAGTACCAAGTTTTTCGGCATGTTTTGGAGCACCTTTTATGCCTTTACATCCAACAAAATATGCTGAGATGTTAAGTAAAAAAATGAAAGACGCTAACGTAAACGTATGGTTGATTAACACAGGTTGGACTGGAGGATCTTACGGAGTAGGAAGCAGAATTAAGTTAAAATATACGCGTGCTATGATTAGTGCAGTACTTAATGGAGATTTAGGATTGTATAACTATAAAGATTATCACATCCATTCTGTATTTGGTGTAGCACAACCTAGAACTTGTCCAGGTGTACCTGATGAGGTGTTAAGCCCAAGAGCAACTTGGAAAGACGATAAAGAATATTACAAGACAGCTTTTAAACTAGCTAATGCTTTTAGAGAGAATTTTGAGAAATTTGAATCTTATGCAAGCGAAGAAATTAGACGTGGTGGACCACAACGTTACGCTGAATAG
- a CDS encoding DUF423 domain-containing protein — MNKKLLLLGTILGLLSVVLGAFGAHGLKALVSAEAVQSYETGVRYQMYHALLLLVVGSHNLVSSKSKTIIFYLVLSGIILFSGSIYGLATNTLTAFNFKLIAFVTPIGGLLLILSWFILLINILKIKQNN; from the coding sequence ATGAATAAGAAGCTATTACTTTTAGGAACTATTTTGGGATTATTAAGTGTTGTTTTAGGTGCTTTTGGAGCGCATGGATTAAAAGCTTTAGTGTCTGCAGAAGCAGTCCAAAGTTACGAAACTGGTGTGCGCTACCAAATGTATCATGCATTATTGTTGTTAGTCGTTGGGAGTCATAATTTGGTGTCCTCAAAATCTAAAACAATAATTTTTTATTTGGTTTTGTCAGGTATAATCTTGTTTTCCGGATCTATTTACGGATTAGCAACTAACACATTAACTGCTTTTAATTTTAAATTAATAGCGTTTGTGACACCAATAGGAGGTTTACTATTAATCTTGTCATGGTTTATCCTGTTGATAAATATTTTAAAGATCAAACAGAATAATTAG
- a CDS encoding saccharopine dehydrogenase family protein: MRKILVIGSGKSTSYLIKYLLDKSETEKLHITVGDLNVESAKIMTSNHTNASAISLDVFDPASREQAIKAADIVVSMLPARFHIEVAKDCITFNKSMVTASYVSDEMQALDQDAKDKGLVFMNEIGVDPGLDHMSAMQVIDGIRDKGGKIILFESFTGGLVAPESDNNLWNYKFTWNPRNVVTAGQGGAAKFLQENTYKYIPYNRLFRRTEFLDVDGFGRFEAYANRDSLKYQSVYNLDNVKTLYRGTMRRVGFSRAWQVFVALGMTDDSYTIDDSENMTYRDFVNAFLPYSPTDSVELKFRHALKIDQDDIIWDKFLELDLFSKTKMVELKKATPAQILQKILLDSWTLDPKDKDMIVMYHKFGYELDGKKHQIDSTMVTLGEDQTYTAMAKTVGLPVAIATLAILNGKITTPGVQIPITKEVYTPILEELKDYGITFKETEVPYLGYNPLNV, encoded by the coding sequence ATGCGAAAGATATTAGTCATAGGTTCCGGAAAATCAACCTCGTACCTTATTAAATACTTACTAGATAAATCAGAAACCGAAAAATTACATATTACAGTTGGTGACTTAAATGTTGAAAGCGCAAAAATAATGACTAGTAATCATACTAATGCCTCGGCAATAAGTTTAGATGTATTTGATCCAGCATCTAGAGAGCAAGCTATAAAAGCTGCAGATATCGTGGTGTCTATGCTACCAGCAAGATTCCATATAGAAGTTGCAAAAGACTGTATTACTTTTAATAAAAGTATGGTCACAGCGTCTTATGTAAGTGATGAAATGCAAGCTTTAGATCAAGATGCTAAAGACAAAGGGTTAGTCTTTATGAACGAGATTGGTGTAGATCCAGGACTAGATCATATGAGTGCCATGCAAGTTATTGATGGTATTCGTGATAAAGGCGGAAAAATTATATTATTCGAGTCCTTTACTGGTGGATTAGTAGCTCCAGAAAGTGATAACAATTTATGGAATTACAAATTTACTTGGAATCCAAGAAATGTAGTCACAGCAGGACAAGGTGGTGCAGCCAAATTTTTACAAGAAAACACATACAAATACATACCTTATAACCGCTTATTTAGACGTACCGAATTTTTAGACGTTGACGGTTTTGGACGCTTTGAAGCTTACGCTAATCGCGACTCATTAAAATACCAAAGCGTGTATAATCTTGACAATGTAAAAACATTATATCGTGGGACGATGCGTCGTGTTGGATTTTCCAGAGCTTGGCAAGTCTTTGTAGCATTAGGCATGACAGACGATAGTTACACTATAGATGATAGTGAGAATATGACCTATCGCGACTTTGTAAACGCCTTTTTACCTTACAGCCCAACAGACTCTGTTGAGCTTAAATTTAGACACGCCTTAAAAATAGATCAAGATGATATTATTTGGGACAAGTTTTTAGAGCTAGACCTGTTTAGCAAAACTAAAATGGTCGAACTTAAAAAAGCAACGCCTGCTCAAATATTACAAAAAATATTACTAGACAGCTGGACGTTAGACCCTAAAGACAAGGACATGATTGTCATGTACCACAAATTTGGTTATGAGCTTGATGGTAAAAAACACCAAATAGACTCTACAATGGTTACCCTTGGCGAAGACCAAACTTACACAGCTATGGCAAAAACCGTAGGACTTCCTGTGGCAATTGCAACCTTAGCCATATTAAATGGTAAGATTACAACTCCAGGCGTACAAATACCAATTACAAAAGAAGTCTACACTCCAATTCTAGAAGAATTAAAGGATTACGGAATTACTTTTAAAGAAACCGAAGTCCCATATTTAGGCTACAACCCATTAAATGTTTAA
- a CDS encoding Lrp/AsnC family transcriptional regulator: MKTTNNNITIDGIDKKILRALMQDARTPVLEIARQVGISGAAIHQRLRKLEKSKLIAGSKFVINPKVLGYTTMAFVGIYLDKAMSNPEAVKQLKKIPEVLECHYTTGNWSILIKILCKDNEHLMHLLNNDIQSIAGVSRTETFISLDQQIERQIKI; this comes from the coding sequence TTGAAAACTACAAACAATAACATTACTATAGATGGTATCGATAAAAAGATACTTCGTGCTTTAATGCAAGATGCCAGAACACCTGTTTTAGAAATCGCACGTCAAGTCGGTATCTCTGGAGCTGCCATACACCAACGCTTAAGAAAACTAGAAAAATCTAAATTAATAGCAGGCTCTAAATTTGTTATTAACCCAAAAGTTTTGGGCTATACCACTATGGCATTTGTAGGTATTTATTTAGACAAAGCCATGAGTAATCCGGAAGCAGTTAAACAATTAAAAAAAATACCCGAAGTTTTAGAGTGTCATTACACTACAGGAAACTGGAGTATATTAATAAAAATACTATGTAAGGACAACGAGCATTTAATGCATTTACTAAATAATGATATACAATCCATTGCTGGTGTTTCTAGAACAGAAACCTTTATATCTCTAGACCAACAAATAGAACGACAAATAAAAATATAA
- a CDS encoding T9SS type A sorting domain-containing protein produces MKNKLLSLIFLLPSLIMSQVGNGFENTPGVTFNAVSNACQYFDTNTTTAHTLTNYNANCGLVYVTEASSGVTLGYSIVLDPTTPNGPVGFSDGDYFGVATAASIQSELGFAPPEGTQAFFMDDVDGTVTMTFDQVDLVGSNPQFSMQYFLDDTNWDILDFFRVTIQFSDCASPALTLIDTTTETNGIDDLPGLQGSWQLLSADLSANAACKAQLVIEFSSNSGAEQLALDAIDFIPGLTLSTDVFDLNSVLSIYPNPSNGLMTIKNNGVNLKAVNVTDINGRLIKTIDLNNSSTNAILDLSTDLASGLYFITVVSEKGNLVKKIIIE; encoded by the coding sequence ATGAAAAATAAACTACTATCATTGATTTTTTTGTTACCCTCATTAATCATGTCACAAGTAGGCAATGGTTTTGAAAATACTCCAGGTGTAACATTTAACGCTGTAAGTAATGCGTGTCAATATTTTGACACAAATACTACAACAGCACATACATTAACTAATTATAATGCCAATTGCGGTTTGGTTTATGTTACCGAGGCAAGTTCTGGTGTAACCTTGGGATACTCTATTGTATTAGATCCAACAACACCTAATGGTCCTGTAGGTTTCTCTGATGGAGATTATTTTGGTGTTGCTACAGCAGCTTCCATCCAGTCAGAATTAGGTTTTGCGCCACCAGAAGGGACGCAAGCGTTTTTTATGGATGATGTTGATGGTACAGTTACTATGACTTTTGACCAAGTTGATCTAGTAGGATCTAATCCACAGTTTAGTATGCAATATTTTTTAGATGATACTAATTGGGATATTTTAGACTTTTTTAGAGTGACTATTCAATTTTCAGATTGTGCTTCACCAGCGCTTACGTTAATTGATACCACTACAGAAACTAATGGTATTGATGATTTGCCAGGTTTGCAAGGGTCTTGGCAATTATTGTCTGCAGATTTATCTGCTAATGCAGCGTGCAAAGCACAATTGGTAATTGAGTTTTCTTCTAATTCTGGAGCAGAGCAATTGGCCTTAGATGCTATAGATTTTATTCCTGGTTTGACACTAAGTACAGATGTATTTGATTTAAATAGTGTGTTATCTATATATCCAAATCCTTCTAATGGATTAATGACTATTAAAAACAACGGAGTTAATTTAAAGGCAGTTAATGTTACAGATATTAATGGACGTTTAATTAAAACAATAGATTTAAATAATAGCTCAACAAATGCTATTTTAGATTTAAGTACAGATTTAGCTTCTGGATTGTATTTTATTACTGTAGTTTCAGAAAAAGGAAATCTTGTTAAAAAGATAATTATAGAATAA
- a CDS encoding Bax inhibitor-1 family protein produces MENNLENSFDNYQGNTLVNVASEADRVAFYKKTYGHVAVGVLVFILFEYLLLQSQTVVEFMLSMTEGYKWLLLLGGFMLVTTYAESTAMKTADKNKQYLAYALYILAQAVIFVPMIYIAAFYMDSGPDMLQQAALVTLALFTGLTAVVMMTKTDFSFLKAGLTIGGFIALGLIVAGSLFGGFTLGLWFSVGMCLLAGGSILYQTSQIKDKYTTEDYIPAALGLFASLMLLFWYILRIFMSRD; encoded by the coding sequence ATGGAAAATAATTTAGAAAATTCGTTTGACAATTATCAAGGGAATACATTAGTAAATGTGGCATCTGAAGCAGATAGAGTCGCATTTTATAAAAAAACGTATGGTCATGTTGCTGTAGGTGTATTAGTATTTATTTTATTTGAATACCTACTTTTACAAAGCCAAACTGTTGTGGAGTTTATGTTGTCTATGACAGAAGGTTATAAGTGGTTACTACTACTTGGAGGTTTTATGTTAGTTACAACTTATGCTGAAAGCACAGCAATGAAAACTGCCGATAAAAATAAACAGTATTTAGCTTATGCATTATATATATTAGCTCAGGCTGTTATTTTTGTACCAATGATATACATTGCAGCTTTTTACATGGATTCTGGTCCAGATATGTTACAACAAGCAGCATTGGTAACGTTAGCGTTATTTACAGGTTTAACTGCTGTAGTAATGATGACTAAAACAGATTTTTCGTTTTTAAAAGCAGGCTTAACTATTGGTGGCTTTATAGCTTTAGGGTTAATTGTTGCTGGATCACTTTTTGGTGGATTTACACTAGGTTTATGGTTTTCTGTTGGAATGTGTTTATTAGCAGGAGGATCAATTTTATACCAAACGTCTCAAATTAAAGATAAGTACACAACTGAAGATTATATACCTGCAGCATTAGGTTTATTTGCATCTTTAATGTTGTTATTTTGGTATATCCTTAGAATATTTATGTCAAGAGACTAA
- a CDS encoding zinc metallopeptidase, whose protein sequence is MFSGYMGYYILIGAIGLISSLVSGKLKSKFAFYSKVHLRNGMTGAEIAEKMLADNGIRDVKVISVKGQLTDHYNPVDKTVNLSEVVYSHANAAAAAVAAHECGHAVQHATAYSYLTMRSKLVPVVQVTSSMSQWVIIGGIALMASGALGASGLYVAIAGLVMMGFATLFSFITLPVEYDASNRALAWLKAKNIVTPEEYKGSEDALKWAARTYLVAAIGALASLLYWAMQILGRRD, encoded by the coding sequence ATGTTTTCAGGATATATGGGTTACTATATACTAATAGGAGCTATCGGTTTAATTAGTAGTTTAGTAAGTGGTAAGTTAAAAAGTAAATTTGCATTTTACTCTAAAGTCCATTTGCGTAATGGTATGACAGGAGCAGAAATTGCAGAAAAAATGCTAGCAGATAATGGTATTAGAGACGTAAAGGTTATTTCTGTTAAAGGACAATTAACGGATCACTATAATCCAGTGGATAAAACTGTAAATTTAAGTGAAGTCGTGTATAGTCATGCAAATGCAGCAGCAGCTGCTGTAGCTGCACACGAGTGTGGCCATGCTGTTCAACATGCAACAGCCTATAGTTATTTGACTATGCGATCTAAATTAGTACCTGTTGTTCAAGTAACATCTAGTATGTCACAATGGGTTATTATTGGTGGTATTGCATTAATGGCTTCTGGTGCATTAGGTGCAAGTGGACTTTATGTTGCAATTGCAGGTTTGGTCATGATGGGATTTGCTACACTATTTAGTTTTATCACTTTGCCAGTAGAGTATGATGCAAGTAATAGAGCTTTGGCTTGGTTAAAAGCAAAAAATATTGTCACACCAGAAGAATATAAAGGCTCTGAAGATGCGCTTAAATGGGCTGCAAGAACCTACTTAGTAGCAGCAATTGGAGCGTTAGCCTCTTTATTATATTGGGCTATGCAAATTTTAGGTAGACGCGATTAA
- the leuS gene encoding leucine--tRNA ligase, whose protein sequence is MQYHFNDIEAKWQKYWAENQTFKASNSSDKPKYYVLDMFPYPSGAGLHVGHPLGYIASDIYARYKRHKGFNVLHPQGYDSFGLPAEQYAIQTGQHPAITTETNIKTYRRQLDQIGFSFDWSREVRTSSPEYYKWTQWIFIQLFESYYCFNDNKAKDIKELIYVFKLNGNCPKESGLNVACDDNIEIFSADDWNGFSSEKQQEILLQYRLTYLAETEVNWCPALGTVLANDEIVNGVSERGGHPVMRKKMTQWSMRISAYAERLLQGLDTIDWTDSLKESQRNWIGKSVGASVTFNVIPNVTLSAVETSHQIEVFTTRPDTIFGVSFMTLAPEHELVSQITTPEQKAEVDAYILATSKRSERDRMADVKTISGAFTGAYAEHPFSKEPIPIWIGDYVLAGYGTGAVMSVPCGDQRDYDFAKHFNIDIPNIFEGADIGQEAFTSKDNVKIANSDFLNGMNYKKATKRAIYELEQLGQGEGKTNYRLRDAVFSRQRYWGEPFPVYYVNGMPQMIDKQHLPITLPEVEKYLPTETGEPPLGRADVWAWDTNTNTVVSNTLVSSSAVETSKDNGIYPLELNTMPGWAGSSWYFFRYMEEKANRGEDFASKDALNYWENVDLYIGGSEHATGHLLYSRFWVKFLKDRGFVGVEEPFKKLINQGMILGTSAFVYREDGTNTYLSKGLINDKKVAPIHVKVQYVNASDELDIEGLKNDGEFGEDFKDAEFILEDGVYKVGREVEKMSKSKYNVVNPDNICEQYGADSLRLYEMFLGPLEQAKPWNTAGITGVHGFLKKLWKLYVGENGVTVNDAEPTKDNLKTLHKTIKKVEEDIENFSFNTSVSTFMIAVNELTQQKCTSKAILEPLLVLLSPYAPHITEELYSQLGNTESISTAAFPKFEASHLVESSKNYPISFNGKMRFTLELPMDMSKDDIEKTVMAHEKTIAQLDGRTPKKVIIVPGKIVNIVG, encoded by the coding sequence ATGCAATACCATTTTAACGACATCGAAGCCAAATGGCAAAAATATTGGGCCGAAAATCAGACTTTTAAAGCCTCAAACAGTAGTGATAAACCAAAATATTATGTTTTGGACATGTTTCCTTATCCATCAGGAGCAGGATTACACGTTGGTCACCCATTAGGTTATATCGCGTCAGATATTTATGCACGTTACAAACGCCATAAAGGATTTAATGTATTGCATCCTCAAGGGTATGATAGCTTTGGATTGCCTGCCGAACAGTATGCTATTCAAACTGGTCAACATCCTGCAATTACGACAGAGACTAACATAAAAACCTACAGACGTCAATTAGATCAAATTGGTTTTAGTTTTGATTGGAGTCGCGAAGTACGCACATCAAGTCCAGAATATTACAAATGGACGCAATGGATTTTTATTCAATTATTTGAGTCTTATTATTGTTTTAACGATAATAAAGCAAAAGATATAAAGGAGTTAATTTATGTTTTTAAATTAAACGGAAATTGTCCAAAAGAATCTGGTTTAAATGTCGCTTGCGATGATAATATCGAAATATTTTCTGCTGACGATTGGAATGGATTTTCATCCGAAAAGCAACAAGAAATACTATTACAATATAGGTTAACGTATTTAGCCGAAACAGAAGTAAATTGGTGTCCTGCTTTAGGAACCGTTTTAGCAAACGACGAGATTGTAAACGGAGTGTCAGAACGTGGTGGACATCCTGTAATGCGTAAAAAGATGACGCAATGGAGTATGCGAATTTCTGCTTACGCAGAACGTTTACTACAAGGGTTAGATACTATAGACTGGACAGACTCGCTTAAAGAAAGTCAACGTAATTGGATTGGTAAATCTGTTGGAGCAAGTGTAACTTTTAATGTTATACCAAATGTGACTCTGAGCGCAGTCGAGACGTCTCATCAAATAGAAGTTTTCACAACAAGACCAGATACTATTTTTGGTGTTAGTTTTATGACCTTAGCTCCAGAGCATGAGTTGGTATCTCAAATAACAACTCCAGAACAAAAAGCAGAGGTTGATGCTTATATTTTAGCAACCTCAAAACGTAGCGAACGCGATCGTATGGCAGATGTAAAAACCATTTCTGGTGCTTTTACTGGAGCATACGCAGAGCATCCTTTTAGTAAAGAACCAATTCCAATTTGGATTGGAGATTACGTATTAGCTGGTTATGGTACAGGAGCAGTTATGTCTGTACCTTGTGGTGACCAACGTGATTACGACTTTGCAAAACATTTTAATATTGATATTCCTAATATTTTTGAAGGTGCAGATATAGGCCAAGAAGCTTTTACATCTAAAGACAACGTGAAAATTGCAAATAGCGATTTCCTTAACGGAATGAACTATAAAAAAGCAACCAAACGCGCTATTTACGAGTTGGAGCAATTAGGTCAAGGCGAAGGAAAAACAAACTACAGATTACGTGATGCAGTATTTTCACGTCAAAGATATTGGGGAGAACCATTTCCAGTATACTACGTTAACGGAATGCCACAAATGATTGATAAACAACATTTACCAATCACATTACCAGAAGTAGAAAAATATTTACCAACCGAAACAGGAGAGCCACCTTTAGGTCGTGCAGATGTTTGGGCTTGGGATACTAATACAAATACAGTGGTTTCTAACACTCTTGTCTCGTCGAGCGCAGTCGAGACGTCTAAAGATAACGGAATCTACCCACTAGAGTTAAACACAATGCCTGGTTGGGCAGGAAGCTCTTGGTATTTTTTCCGTTATATGGAAGAAAAAGCCAATAGAGGTGAGGATTTTGCAAGTAAAGATGCACTTAACTACTGGGAAAACGTAGACCTTTATATTGGTGGAAGTGAGCATGCCACAGGACATTTATTATACTCACGTTTTTGGGTCAAGTTTTTAAAAGATAGAGGTTTTGTTGGAGTAGAAGAACCTTTTAAAAAGCTAATTAACCAAGGAATGATACTTGGGACTAGTGCTTTTGTTTATCGTGAAGATGGTACAAATACGTATCTATCTAAAGGATTAATTAATGATAAAAAAGTAGCACCTATTCACGTAAAAGTGCAATACGTTAATGCTTCAGATGAATTAGATATTGAAGGATTAAAAAATGATGGAGAATTTGGAGAAGACTTCAAGGACGCAGAATTCATTTTAGAAGATGGTGTTTATAAAGTAGGTCGCGAAGTCGAAAAAATGTCTAAATCCAAATACAACGTCGTAAATCCAGATAATATTTGCGAGCAGTATGGAGCAGATAGTTTACGTTTATACGAAATGTTTTTAGGACCTTTAGAGCAAGCTAAACCTTGGAATACTGCTGGTATTACAGGTGTGCATGGTTTCTTAAAAAAATTATGGAAATTATATGTTGGAGAAAACGGAGTTACTGTAAATGATGCTGAGCCAACAAAAGACAACCTAAAAACGTTACATAAAACCATTAAAAAGGTTGAAGAAGATATTGAGAATTTCTCTTTTAATACTTCGGTTTCAACGTTTATGATTGCTGTTAACGAGTTAACACAACAAAAATGTACTAGCAAAGCTATTTTAGAGCCATTATTAGTACTATTATCACCTTATGCACCTCACATTACTGAAGAGCTTTATAGCCAATTAGGAAATACAGAGTCTATTAGTACTGCAGCTTTTCCTAAGTTTGAAGCTAGCCATTTGGTAGAGAGTAGTAAAAATTACCCAATTTCGTTTAACGGAAAAATGCGTTTTACTTTAGAGTTACCAATGGATATGTCTAAAGACGACATAGAAAAAACCGTTATGGCTCATGAAAAAACTATTGCTCAATTAGATGGACGTACACCTAAAAAAGTGATTATTGTTCCAGGTAAAATTGTAAATATTGTAGGCTAA